From a single Oncorhynchus tshawytscha isolate Ot180627B linkage group LG33, Otsh_v2.0, whole genome shotgun sequence genomic region:
- the plxnc1 gene encoding plexin-C1 isoform X5 — translation MGTTQDLHPEAVVFRYSSMTSVLAVRHNSWLVFFIGTGDGQLIKLAVDKAYKPACPRVLYNSDDDRRVFPKMHLDPVDRKHVYMALRNQMVRVPVAQCSEHKSLKDCWSAQDPFCGWCESRCSFQGDCLQPSAWISISEDSQQQNMVSYQVEKSSSGERITLTVKVHLNVNGTGSLTFTCNFFNKRGDLCDRTSPAPAFPQCSCLFSSDQLPAEGLNVTVKIRVGKQNLAEKLMLTNCSDISGPPTSALCSQCMSAGCSWSNDVCSWTTRSANSEPIQDVCRLSQSGLNYSEPVIFSIEPSVLSFHGRNHALMNGENLDHVTKVRIQGHMNCSLKESPVWNHTGSSLTFHIPSGDKGSVSVCAVLPDGRCLGKATVTYGSSPSCTGLTPSTTWASGKRKIKVHGSHLEFVEEVVHDHAPQTIQTKYSSGTLWYHTPPFEHINQPVTSTVSLRVANQTLACSSQLTYHPDPEFTSYTAIKTGNDMRVTIEKRADKLNITTEEILVFGVQEENHDVECVMDTIETSNETDSVICEIKNTPNFNINSLRIRVGNFTKILLPKQAAPSLLIILVLIPIIIVVIVGAVLYSYNKQRKMAAQMNKQLDQLECDIRNDIRQGFVDMQTEKCDLIENVGAIPFLDYKHFASRIFFPDGGPVMTSCIKDIGQDAVKVQPDESCQALSRLIRDQVFLTSFVHALEEQKNFNVKEKCAVASLLTVSLHGDLPYLTQVMEELLRALMEQPSNSQPKLMLRRTESIVEKLLTNWMSICLYGFLRESVGQPLFLLVCALTQQMSKGPVDSVTEKALYTLNEDWLLWQAQDFSPMRLQVLFAVGTDGEVSEPLEVSALDCDTVEQVKEKILLAFKTKFGFPYNTPLRQMHIEYEKDGRFVPLKEVDASSGVLGEVTMLNTLKHYKVPDGASIKVLSKTHPSLSPQSSLKDDQNYSTKYFHLIDPDIDQDQKKNPERKKLKLKEVYLTKLLSTKVAVHSFVENLFRTIWGTPNLKTPPAIKYFFDFLDAQGESKRINDSDVLHIWKTNSLPLRFWVNILKNPQFVFDMEKTPPLDGCLSVIAQAFMDSFSLAEKQLGKHDPTNKLLYAKDISQYKQEVRAYYKQVRDQPPISSSEFKEFLHKESKKHENEFNESAALRELYKYMQLYFDEIKLKLDQNGAPVELKEQLQHVKSLFDSLKSCSWN, via the exons ATGGGTACCACCCAGGACCTGCATCCAGAAGCAGTGGTGTTTAGATACAGCTCCATGACATCAGTGTTGGCAGTGAGACACAACTCCTGGCTGGTGTTCTTCATTGGGACAGGAGACGGACAACTCATCAAG CTTGCTGTAgacaaggcctacaaacctgcctGTCCCAGAGTGCTCTACAATTCAGATGACGACCGCCGTGTGTTTCCCAAGATGCACCTGGATCCAGTGGACCGCAAACATGTGTACATGGCACTGAGGAACCAG atggTACGTGTGCCTGTGGCTCAGTGCAGTGAACACAAGAGTCTGAAGGACTGTTGGTCTGCTCAGGACCCCTTCTGTGGCTGGTGTGAGTCAAG ATGTTCGTTTCAGGGTGACTGCCTTCAACCTTCAGCCTGGATCTCCATCTCTGAGGACTCCCAACAACAGAACATGGTCTCTTACCAGGTGGAGAAGAGCAGCAGTGGAGAGAGGATCACACTCACTGTCAAGGTCCACCTGAATGTGAATGGGACAGGAAGTCTCACCTTCACCTGTAACTTCTTCAATAAAAGAGGTGATCTGTGTGACAGGACAAGCCCCGCTCCAGCTTTTCCGCAATGCTCCTGCCTGTTCTCCAGCGACCAGCTTCCTGCTGAAG GTTTGAATGTCACAGTGAAGATAAGAGTGGGGAAGCAGAACCTTGCTGAGAAACTGATGCTCACAAACTGTTCAGACATCTCTGGACCACCTACCTCTGCCCT gtGTTCTCAGTGCATGTCAGCTGGATGTAGCTGGAGTAATGATGTTTGCTCCTGGACAACCAGGTCTGCCAACTCAGAACCCATACag GACGTGTGCAGACTCAGCCAGTCAGGTTTGAACTACTCT gAGCCAGTGATCTTTTCCATAGAGCCCAGTGTTCTGTCCTTCCATGGGAGAAACCATGCCTTGATGAATGGAGAGAACCTGGATCATGTGACCAAGGTTCGCATCCAAGGGCACATGAACTGCAGTCTCAAGGA GTCTCCAGTGTGGAACCACACTGGGTCCAGTCTGACGTTCCACATCCCCAGTGGAGACAAAggttctgtcagtgtgtgtgccgTGCTGCCAGACGGTCGCTGTCTGGGCAAGGCCACTGTCACCTATGGGTCCTCACCATCCTGCACTGGGCTAACACCAAGCACTACCTGGGCTag TGGGAAGAGGAAGATCAAGGTCCACGGGTCCCATCTGGAGTTTGTGGAGGAGGTTGTTCATGACCACGCCCCTCAGACCATCCAAACCAAATACAGCTCTGGG ACTCTGTGGTACCACACACCTCCCTTTGAACACATTAACCAGCCAGTCACCTCCACTGTGTCTCTGAGAGTGGCCAATCAGACACTGGCCTGCTCATCACAGCTCACCTACCATCCCGACCCAGAATTCACCAGCTACACCGCAATCAAGACAGGAAATGACATGCGTGTCACCATTGAg aaAAGGGCTGACAAGTTGAACATCACCACAGAAGAGATCTTAGTGTTTGGTGTTCAGGAGGAGAACCATGATGTAGAGTGTGTCATGGACACCATCGAGACGAGCAACGAGACTGACTCTGTCATCTGTGAGATAAAGAACACTCCCAACTTTAACATCAATTCACTGAGG ATAAGAGTTGGAAACTTCACCAAAATACTTTTGCCAAAACAAGCTGCACCTTCCCTGCTAATCATCCTTGTGCTTATACCCATCATCATTGTGGTCATTGTGG GTGCGGTGTTGTATTCCTACAATAAACAGAGGAAAATGGCAGCACAAATGAACAAGCAGCTGGATCAGCTGGAGTGTGACATCAGAAATGACATCAGACAAG GATTTGTGGATATGCAGACGGAAAAGTGTGATTTAATTGAGAACGTTGGAGCCATCCCTTTCTTGGACTACAAGCACTTTGCTTCCAGGATCTTCTTCCCTGAC GGTGGACCTGTGATGACCTCCTGTATCAAAGACATTGGCCAG GACGCGGTGAAGGTGCAGCCAGACGAGAGCTGTCAGGCCCTGTCCAGACTGATCCGGGATCAAGTGTTCCTCACCTCCTTCGTCCACGCTCTGGAGGAGCAGAAGAACTTCAACGTCAAGGAGAA GTGTGCGGTGGCCTCCCTGCTGACCGTGTCCCTCCACGGTGACCTGCCCTACCTGACCCAGGTGATGGAGGAACTACTCAGGGCTCTGATGGAGCAGCCCAGTAACTCCCAGCCCAAACTCATGCTGCGACGCACCGAGTCCATCGTAGAGAAGCTTCTCACCAACtggatgtccatctgtctctacGGCTTCCTCAGG GAGAGCGTGggccagccccttttcctgctggTGTGTGCCCTGACCCAGCAGATGTCTAAAGGCCCAGTGGACTCAGTCACAGAAAAGGCTCTTTACACACTTAACGAAGACTGGTTACTGTGGCAGGCTCAGGACTTCAGCCCAATG AGGCTACAGGTGCTGTTTGCTGTGGGAACAGACGGAGAGGTCAGTGAGCCTCTGGAGGTCAGTGCTTTGGACTGTGACACGGTGGAGCAGGTCAAGGAGAAGATCCTCCTGGCCTTCAAGACCAAGTTTGGCTTCCCCTACAACACCCCTCTCCGACAGATGCACATTG AGTATGAGAAGGATGGAAGGTTTGTCCCACTGAAGGAGGTGGATGCCAGCTCAGGGGTTCTAGGAGAAGTGACCATGCTCAACACACTCAAGCACTACAAG GTACCGGATGGAGCGTCCATCAAAGTGCTCTCTAAGACCCATCCCAGTCTGAGTCCTCAGAGCAGCCTGAAAG ACGATCAGAACTACTCCACAAAGTACTTCCATCTG ATTGATCCTGACATTGACCAGGACCAAAAGAAGAACCCGGAGAGGAAGAAGCTGAAACTGAAGGAAGTGTACCTCACCAAGCTGCTCTCCACCAAG GTGGCTGTGCATTCGTTTGTGGAAAACCTGTTCAGAACGATCTGGGGAACCCCTAACCTCAAAACCCCGCCTGCCATCAAGTACTTCTTTGACTTCCTGGACGcccagggagagagcaagaggatcAACGATTCAGATGTACTACACATCTGGAAAACCAACAG CCTGCCCCTGCGGTTCTGGGTGAACATCCTGAAGAACCCCCAGTTTGTGTTCGACATGGAGAAGACCCCGCCTCTGGACGGCTGTCTGTCCGTTATTGCCCAGGCCTTCATGGACTCCTTCTCCCTGGCTGAGAAACAGTTGGGCAAG